A single genomic interval of Lucilia cuprina isolate Lc7/37 chromosome 2, ASM2204524v1, whole genome shotgun sequence harbors:
- the LOC111674658 gene encoding ras-interacting protein RIP3 isoform X4, translating to MQLHPNAESPAGTQIRQALKKKAFEDAGIPAKQVPVQQVHHVVQTVQQIQQQPIQQQQITQQQTTTHQIIKQHHLQQQPQQQATVIATGVINSQQQHHLHQQQQPQQQQQQHQTVHIQNVQHIVPLQQVLQQSSSSSATSSSSGNTSTQILQTTPKQIIIQASPHVTPSVGTSSNNLVGNQVSLNNITSTANIVATGSPQLTQPQIVHLQPQQLQQLQHAQQQQQLQQQQQQTQVIQPSHTTTTTTTVTIQQFQQMQAQKALLAAAAAAASANTSTNVANTTNTISTTPTTPATATVTENIVIQQPTTQQIVTGPSTNTTTLVAANTNNNAVGNTTISNNMITNATNIITNTNAVTSTTIAASTVPNIAATSVALKSGPDVTMTLNRINTTEHEVDVEECLPADVVKLDFAGEEVAG from the exons ATGCAATTGCATCCTAATGCAGAATCACCAGCTGG AACACAAATAAGACAGGCCTTAAAGAAAAAAGCATTTGAAGATGCTGGCATACCAGCTAAACAAGTGCCAGTACAACAAGTACATCATGTCGTGCAAACGGTGCAACAGATACAACAACAACCAATACAACAGCAACAGATTACacagcaacaaacaacaactcaTCAGATAATAAAACAACATCATCTACAACAACAACCGCAGCAGCAAGCAACAGTTATCGCCACAGGTGTAATCAATTCACAACAACAGCATCATTTACATCAGCAGCAACAGccgcagcagcaacaacagcagcatcaaACAGTTCATATACAAAATGTTCAACATATTGTACCGTTGCAGCAGGTACTTCAACAATCATCTTCCTCATCCGCAACATCATCGTCGTCAGGCAACACTTCAACACAAATTCTGCAAACCACACCGAAACAGATTATAATACAAGCCTCACCACATGTCACCCCATCGGTGGGCACCAGCAGCAACAATTTGGTGGGTAATCAAGTTTCACTCAATAACATCACCTCGACGGCGAATATTGTTGCAACGGGATCACCACAGTTGACACAACCTCAAATAGTTCATTTACAGCCACAACAGTTGCAACAACTGCAACatgcacaacaacaacagcagctgcagcaacagcagcaacaaacacAAGTAATACAACCTTCCCATACCacgactacaacaacaactgttACCATACAACAATTCCAGCAAATGCAGGCTCAAAAAGCATTATTGGCCGCAGCAGCTGCGGCAGCATCGGCTAATACTTCGACGAATGTTGCAAACACAACAAATACAATATCGACGACACCCACAACCCCTGCCACAGCTACTGTTACCGAAAATATTGTAATACAACAACCAACAACACAACAAATTGTCACAGGTCCCTCGACAAATACAACGACTTTGGTGGCAGCTAACACCAACAATAATGCTGTAGGCAACACAACTATCAGCAATAATATGATAACAAATGCCACCAACATTATAACCAATACTAACGCTGTGACATCCACAACTATTGCCGCTAGCACAGTGCCAAATATAGCGGCCACCTCAGTGGCGCTGAAATCTGGACCAGATGTAACAATGACATTGAATCGCATCAATACAACAGAACATGAAGTTGATGTTGAAGAATGTTTGCCCGCTGATGTTGTAAAATTGGATTTTGCTGGCGAAGAAGTTGCTGGATGA
- the LOC111674658 gene encoding basic-leucine zipper transcription factor A isoform X3, whose protein sequence is MNSATKVGEIFTAAGQAFSRLGDLTMQLHPNAESPAGTQIRQALKKKAFEDAGIPAKQVPVQQVHHVVQTVQQIQQQPIQQQQITQQQTTTHQIIKQHHLQQQPQQQATVIATGVINSQQQHHLHQQQQPQQQQQQHQTVHIQNVQHIVPLQQVLQQSSSSSATSSSSGNTSTQILQTTPKQIIIQASPHVTPSVGTSSNNLVGNQVSLNNITSTANIVATGSPQLTQPQIVHLQPQQLQQLQHAQQQQQLQQQQQQTQVIQPSHTTTTTTTVTIQQFQQMQAQKALLAAAAAAASANTSTNVANTTNTISTTPTTPATATVTENIVIQQPTTQQIVTGPSTNTTTLVAANTNNNAVGNTTISNNMITNATNIITNTNAVTSTTIAASTVPNIAATSVALKSGPDVTMTLNRINTTEHEVDVEECLPADVVKLDFAGEEVAG, encoded by the exons aTGAATTCAGCCACAAAA gTGGGTGAAATATTCACAGCTGCTGGTCAGGCATTTAGTCGTTTGGGCGATTTAACTATGCAATTGCATCCTAATGCAGAATCACCAGCTGG AACACAAATAAGACAGGCCTTAAAGAAAAAAGCATTTGAAGATGCTGGCATACCAGCTAAACAAGTGCCAGTACAACAAGTACATCATGTCGTGCAAACGGTGCAACAGATACAACAACAACCAATACAACAGCAACAGATTACacagcaacaaacaacaactcaTCAGATAATAAAACAACATCATCTACAACAACAACCGCAGCAGCAAGCAACAGTTATCGCCACAGGTGTAATCAATTCACAACAACAGCATCATTTACATCAGCAGCAACAGccgcagcagcaacaacagcagcatcaaACAGTTCATATACAAAATGTTCAACATATTGTACCGTTGCAGCAGGTACTTCAACAATCATCTTCCTCATCCGCAACATCATCGTCGTCAGGCAACACTTCAACACAAATTCTGCAAACCACACCGAAACAGATTATAATACAAGCCTCACCACATGTCACCCCATCGGTGGGCACCAGCAGCAACAATTTGGTGGGTAATCAAGTTTCACTCAATAACATCACCTCGACGGCGAATATTGTTGCAACGGGATCACCACAGTTGACACAACCTCAAATAGTTCATTTACAGCCACAACAGTTGCAACAACTGCAACatgcacaacaacaacagcagctgcagcaacagcagcaacaaacacAAGTAATACAACCTTCCCATACCacgactacaacaacaactgttACCATACAACAATTCCAGCAAATGCAGGCTCAAAAAGCATTATTGGCCGCAGCAGCTGCGGCAGCATCGGCTAATACTTCGACGAATGTTGCAAACACAACAAATACAATATCGACGACACCCACAACCCCTGCCACAGCTACTGTTACCGAAAATATTGTAATACAACAACCAACAACACAACAAATTGTCACAGGTCCCTCGACAAATACAACGACTTTGGTGGCAGCTAACACCAACAATAATGCTGTAGGCAACACAACTATCAGCAATAATATGATAACAAATGCCACCAACATTATAACCAATACTAACGCTGTGACATCCACAACTATTGCCGCTAGCACAGTGCCAAATATAGCGGCCACCTCAGTGGCGCTGAAATCTGGACCAGATGTAACAATGACATTGAATCGCATCAATACAACAGAACATGAAGTTGATGTTGAAGAATGTTTGCCCGCTGATGTTGTAAAATTGGATTTTGCTGGCGAAGAAGTTGCTGGATGA
- the LOC111674658 gene encoding basic-leucine zipper transcription factor A isoform X2 yields the protein MQLHPNAESPAGKWTDEEIDMLHASIIRFSDDLNKISLSIKNRTVTQIRQALKKKAFEDAGIPAKQVPVQQVHHVVQTVQQIQQQPIQQQQITQQQTTTHQIIKQHHLQQQPQQQATVIATGVINSQQQHHLHQQQQPQQQQQQHQTVHIQNVQHIVPLQQVLQQSSSSSATSSSSGNTSTQILQTTPKQIIIQASPHVTPSVGTSSNNLVGNQVSLNNITSTANIVATGSPQLTQPQIVHLQPQQLQQLQHAQQQQQLQQQQQQTQVIQPSHTTTTTTTVTIQQFQQMQAQKALLAAAAAAASANTSTNVANTTNTISTTPTTPATATVTENIVIQQPTTQQIVTGPSTNTTTLVAANTNNNAVGNTTISNNMITNATNIITNTNAVTSTTIAASTVPNIAATSVALKSGPDVTMTLNRINTTEHEVDVEECLPADVVKLDFAGEEVAG from the exons ATGCAATTGCATCCTAATGCAGAATCACCAGCTGG AAAATGGACTGATGAAGAAATTGATATGTTACATGCATCAATAATACGATTCTCGgacgatttaaataaaatcagttTAAGCATTAAAAATAGGACAGT AACACAAATAAGACAGGCCTTAAAGAAAAAAGCATTTGAAGATGCTGGCATACCAGCTAAACAAGTGCCAGTACAACAAGTACATCATGTCGTGCAAACGGTGCAACAGATACAACAACAACCAATACAACAGCAACAGATTACacagcaacaaacaacaactcaTCAGATAATAAAACAACATCATCTACAACAACAACCGCAGCAGCAAGCAACAGTTATCGCCACAGGTGTAATCAATTCACAACAACAGCATCATTTACATCAGCAGCAACAGccgcagcagcaacaacagcagcatcaaACAGTTCATATACAAAATGTTCAACATATTGTACCGTTGCAGCAGGTACTTCAACAATCATCTTCCTCATCCGCAACATCATCGTCGTCAGGCAACACTTCAACACAAATTCTGCAAACCACACCGAAACAGATTATAATACAAGCCTCACCACATGTCACCCCATCGGTGGGCACCAGCAGCAACAATTTGGTGGGTAATCAAGTTTCACTCAATAACATCACCTCGACGGCGAATATTGTTGCAACGGGATCACCACAGTTGACACAACCTCAAATAGTTCATTTACAGCCACAACAGTTGCAACAACTGCAACatgcacaacaacaacagcagctgcagcaacagcagcaacaaacacAAGTAATACAACCTTCCCATACCacgactacaacaacaactgttACCATACAACAATTCCAGCAAATGCAGGCTCAAAAAGCATTATTGGCCGCAGCAGCTGCGGCAGCATCGGCTAATACTTCGACGAATGTTGCAAACACAACAAATACAATATCGACGACACCCACAACCCCTGCCACAGCTACTGTTACCGAAAATATTGTAATACAACAACCAACAACACAACAAATTGTCACAGGTCCCTCGACAAATACAACGACTTTGGTGGCAGCTAACACCAACAATAATGCTGTAGGCAACACAACTATCAGCAATAATATGATAACAAATGCCACCAACATTATAACCAATACTAACGCTGTGACATCCACAACTATTGCCGCTAGCACAGTGCCAAATATAGCGGCCACCTCAGTGGCGCTGAAATCTGGACCAGATGTAACAATGACATTGAATCGCATCAATACAACAGAACATGAAGTTGATGTTGAAGAATGTTTGCCCGCTGATGTTGTAAAATTGGATTTTGCTGGCGAAGAAGTTGCTGGATGA
- the LOC111674658 gene encoding basic-leucine zipper transcription factor A isoform X1 produces MNSATKVGEIFTAAGQAFSRLGDLTMQLHPNAESPAGKWTDEEIDMLHASIIRFSDDLNKISLSIKNRTVTQIRQALKKKAFEDAGIPAKQVPVQQVHHVVQTVQQIQQQPIQQQQITQQQTTTHQIIKQHHLQQQPQQQATVIATGVINSQQQHHLHQQQQPQQQQQQHQTVHIQNVQHIVPLQQVLQQSSSSSATSSSSGNTSTQILQTTPKQIIIQASPHVTPSVGTSSNNLVGNQVSLNNITSTANIVATGSPQLTQPQIVHLQPQQLQQLQHAQQQQQLQQQQQQTQVIQPSHTTTTTTTVTIQQFQQMQAQKALLAAAAAAASANTSTNVANTTNTISTTPTTPATATVTENIVIQQPTTQQIVTGPSTNTTTLVAANTNNNAVGNTTISNNMITNATNIITNTNAVTSTTIAASTVPNIAATSVALKSGPDVTMTLNRINTTEHEVDVEECLPADVVKLDFAGEEVAG; encoded by the exons aTGAATTCAGCCACAAAA gTGGGTGAAATATTCACAGCTGCTGGTCAGGCATTTAGTCGTTTGGGCGATTTAACTATGCAATTGCATCCTAATGCAGAATCACCAGCTGG AAAATGGACTGATGAAGAAATTGATATGTTACATGCATCAATAATACGATTCTCGgacgatttaaataaaatcagttTAAGCATTAAAAATAGGACAGT AACACAAATAAGACAGGCCTTAAAGAAAAAAGCATTTGAAGATGCTGGCATACCAGCTAAACAAGTGCCAGTACAACAAGTACATCATGTCGTGCAAACGGTGCAACAGATACAACAACAACCAATACAACAGCAACAGATTACacagcaacaaacaacaactcaTCAGATAATAAAACAACATCATCTACAACAACAACCGCAGCAGCAAGCAACAGTTATCGCCACAGGTGTAATCAATTCACAACAACAGCATCATTTACATCAGCAGCAACAGccgcagcagcaacaacagcagcatcaaACAGTTCATATACAAAATGTTCAACATATTGTACCGTTGCAGCAGGTACTTCAACAATCATCTTCCTCATCCGCAACATCATCGTCGTCAGGCAACACTTCAACACAAATTCTGCAAACCACACCGAAACAGATTATAATACAAGCCTCACCACATGTCACCCCATCGGTGGGCACCAGCAGCAACAATTTGGTGGGTAATCAAGTTTCACTCAATAACATCACCTCGACGGCGAATATTGTTGCAACGGGATCACCACAGTTGACACAACCTCAAATAGTTCATTTACAGCCACAACAGTTGCAACAACTGCAACatgcacaacaacaacagcagctgcagcaacagcagcaacaaacacAAGTAATACAACCTTCCCATACCacgactacaacaacaactgttACCATACAACAATTCCAGCAAATGCAGGCTCAAAAAGCATTATTGGCCGCAGCAGCTGCGGCAGCATCGGCTAATACTTCGACGAATGTTGCAAACACAACAAATACAATATCGACGACACCCACAACCCCTGCCACAGCTACTGTTACCGAAAATATTGTAATACAACAACCAACAACACAACAAATTGTCACAGGTCCCTCGACAAATACAACGACTTTGGTGGCAGCTAACACCAACAATAATGCTGTAGGCAACACAACTATCAGCAATAATATGATAACAAATGCCACCAACATTATAACCAATACTAACGCTGTGACATCCACAACTATTGCCGCTAGCACAGTGCCAAATATAGCGGCCACCTCAGTGGCGCTGAAATCTGGACCAGATGTAACAATGACATTGAATCGCATCAATACAACAGAACATGAAGTTGATGTTGAAGAATGTTTGCCCGCTGATGTTGTAAAATTGGATTTTGCTGGCGAAGAAGTTGCTGGATGA